In Leishmania mexicana MHOM/GT/2001/U1103 complete genome, chromosome 34, one DNA window encodes the following:
- a CDS encoding putative metacaspase → MADFLDILGIGAVATLIPMLANGLLLVDRPKRVDINAGRRLIHTVRPIIPYRAPVPYTGGRVRALFIGINYTGTRNALRGCVNDVGSMLGTLQQITFPISECCILVDDPSFPGFSAMPTRENIIKHMLWLTGDVRPGDVLFFHFSGHGGQTKARRDTEEKYDQCLIPLDHIENGSILDDDLFLMLVAPLPPGVRMTCVFDCCHSASMLDLPFSYVTPRVGGGGAREYMQQVRRGNFSNGDVVMFSGCTDSGTSADVQNGGHANGAATLAFTWSLLNTHGFSYLNILLKTREELRKKGRVQVPQLTSSKPIDLYKPFSLFGMITVNTSMMHCVPQQYQQPPQSLPPQAMPPPMGYPAYVPRPPQSYYPPPQRRVWGSGYPAQEYLAQRIPVQQATPGVSGCPTSQYLPAPPSAPYAPPPPAQYGPQQPPPAQYTFGRLPPG, encoded by the coding sequence ATGGCAGACTTTCTTGATATTTTGGGGATAGGGGCCGTCGCCACTCTGATCCCGATGCTCGCGAACGGCCTTCTTCTGGTTGACCGGCCCAAACGGGTTGACATTAATGCCGGAAGGCGGCTCATTCACACAGTGCGGCCCATAATTCCCTACCGTGCCCCGGTGCCGTACACCGGCGGCCGTGTCCGTGCGCTTTTCATCGGAATCAACTACACGGGTACGCGCAACGCACTGCGTGGCTGCGTCAACGATGTGGGCTCGATGCTGGgaacgctgcagcagatcACCTTCCCGATTAGCGAGTGCTGCATCCTCGTCGACGACCCGTCGTTCCCCGGCTTCTCCGCCATGCCCACCCGCGAAAACATCATCAAGCACATGCTGTGGCTGACCGGCGACGTACGCCCCGGTGATGTCCTGTTTTTTCACTTCTCCGGCCACGGCGGACAAACCAAGGCGAGGCGAGACACGGAAGAGAAGTACGACCAGTGTCTCATCCCACTCGACCACATCGAGAACGGCAGCATTCTCGACGATGATCTCTTCCTCATGCTCGTagccccgctgccgcctggGGTGCGCATGACGTGCGTCTTTGACTGCTGTCACTCAGCCAGCATGCTGGATCTACCCTTCAGTTACGTGACGCCGAGAgtaggcggcggcggggcacGCGAGTACATGCAACAGGTACGCCGCGGCAACTTCTCGAACGGCGACGTTGTCATGTTCAGCGGGTGCACGGATagcggcaccagcgcagATGTGCAGAACGGCGGCCACGCGAACGGTGCGGCCACTCTCGCCTTCACGTGGTCCCTTCTGAACACGCATGGGTTCTCCTACCTTAATATTCTTCTCAAGACAcgagaggagctgcgcaaaAAAGGTCGGGTgcaggtgccgcagctcACCAGCTCGAAGCCAATTGATCTGTACAagcccttctccctctttggCATGATTACGGTGAACACATCCATGATGCATTGCGTGCCGCAGCAGTACCAGCAACCTCCGCAGAGCCTCCCGCCGCAGGCGATGCCGCCCCCGATGGGTTACCCAGCCTACGtaccgcggccgccgcaaaGCTACTAccctccgccgcagcgtcgagTTTGGGGTTCTGGCTACCCAGCGCAGGAATACCTGGCGCAAAGGATACCGGTGCAGCAGGCAACTCCTGGTGTGTCGGGGTGTCCTACATCGCAGTACTTACCTGCACCTCCGTCAGCACCGTacgcgccacctccacccgcGCAGTACGGGCCACAGCAGCCCCCACCAGCCCAGTACACGTTCGGCCGGCTCCCGCCTGGGTAA